The proteins below come from a single Deltaproteobacteria bacterium PRO3 genomic window:
- a CDS encoding nitrite/sulfite reductase translates to MKSSHDLWKAQLAGKIAPDLARELDIFETEIQLRKQGKIDEKLFAETRLRRGAYGQRYDNGQRHDGTKVQQLKFPSGELTKGPMTFWDAPGMQRIKIPIGGLNAEQLEVMADLAEEYSDGIAHVTTRQDFQLHFVHIDDTPALMRRLAAVGITTREACGNSVRNVTACPYAGVCADEAFDVSPYARALAKFLLGHPDCQDFGRKFKPAFSGCKQHACGLVNIHDVGGIARVREENGQLRLGFEYVVGGGLGAVPFQAKIFDEFLPPEELLPTTQAIARVFARLGEKKNRNRARIKFLIKDLGLEKFQELVREERKILPHDPRWTSLIEAELKREEKPLREGGELPTGGPEDFQRWLKTNIRPQRQKGYSVATITLPLGDITPDQLRALADIARKFTHETLRTTVEQNIVLRWVSNRDLPELYAALKAVGLGAPGAGNIFDVVACPGTDTCKLGISSSRGLAGELRKRLAEQAARLDQAVQNL, encoded by the coding sequence ATGAAGAGCAGCCACGACCTCTGGAAGGCCCAACTGGCCGGCAAGATCGCCCCCGACCTCGCGCGGGAACTCGACATCTTCGAGACCGAGATCCAGCTGCGCAAGCAGGGCAAGATCGACGAAAAGCTCTTCGCCGAGACCCGGCTGCGCCGCGGGGCCTACGGCCAGCGCTACGACAACGGCCAGCGCCACGACGGCACCAAGGTCCAGCAGCTGAAGTTCCCCTCCGGCGAGCTCACCAAGGGCCCCATGACCTTCTGGGACGCCCCCGGCATGCAGCGCATCAAGATCCCGATCGGCGGCCTCAACGCCGAGCAGCTCGAGGTGATGGCGGACTTGGCCGAGGAATACTCCGACGGCATCGCCCATGTGACCACCCGGCAAGATTTCCAGCTGCACTTCGTCCACATCGACGACACGCCCGCGCTGATGCGGCGCCTGGCCGCGGTGGGCATCACCACCCGCGAGGCCTGCGGCAATTCGGTGCGCAACGTCACCGCCTGCCCCTACGCCGGCGTCTGCGCCGACGAGGCCTTCGATGTCAGCCCCTACGCGCGGGCCCTCGCCAAGTTCCTGCTGGGCCACCCCGACTGCCAAGACTTCGGCCGCAAGTTCAAGCCGGCCTTCAGCGGCTGCAAGCAGCACGCCTGCGGCCTGGTCAACATCCACGACGTGGGCGGCATCGCGCGGGTCCGCGAAGAAAACGGCCAATTGCGGTTGGGCTTCGAATACGTCGTCGGTGGAGGATTAGGCGCGGTGCCCTTCCAGGCCAAGATCTTCGACGAATTCCTCCCGCCCGAGGAACTGCTGCCGACCACGCAGGCCATCGCCCGCGTCTTCGCCCGCCTGGGCGAGAAGAAAAACCGCAACCGGGCTCGCATCAAATTCCTCATCAAGGACCTGGGCCTCGAGAAGTTCCAAGAGCTGGTCCGTGAGGAACGCAAGATCCTCCCCCACGACCCGCGTTGGACCAGCCTGATCGAGGCCGAGCTCAAACGCGAGGAGAAGCCGCTGCGCGAGGGCGGCGAGCTGCCGACCGGCGGCCCCGAAGACTTCCAGCGCTGGCTCAAGACCAATATTCGCCCGCAGCGCCAAAAGGGCTATTCGGTCGCCACGATCACCCTGCCCCTGGGCGACATCACGCCCGACCAGCTGCGGGCCCTGGCCGACATCGCGCGCAAGTTCACCCACGAGACGCTGCGCACGACGGTCGAGCAGAACATCGTCCTGCGCTGGGTCAGCAACCGCGACCTGCCCGAGCTCTACGCGGCGCTGAAGGCCGTCGGCCTGGGCGCCCCCGGCGCCGGCAACATCTTCGACGTC